From one Rhizobium sp. CIAT894 genomic stretch:
- the fabG gene encoding 3-oxoacyl-[acyl-carrier-protein] reductase — translation MLDLSGRKALVTGASGGIGEEIARLLHKQGAIVGLHGTRVEKLEALAAELGERVKIFPANLSDRDEVKALGQKAEAELEGVDILVNNAGITRDGLFVRMSDEDWDAVLEVNLTSTFRLTRELTHPMMRRRYGRIINITSVVGVTGNPGQANYCASKAGMIGFTKSLAQEIATRNVTVNCVAPGFIESAMTGKLNDKQKEAIMGAIPMKRMGTGGEVASAVAYLASSEAAYMTGQTLHVNGGMAMI, via the coding sequence ATGCTCGATCTTTCCGGCCGCAAGGCTCTCGTCACTGGCGCATCGGGCGGTATCGGCGAAGAAATCGCCCGCCTTCTTCATAAACAGGGCGCCATTGTCGGCCTGCACGGCACCCGTGTCGAGAAGCTGGAAGCGCTGGCGGCTGAACTCGGCGAGCGCGTCAAGATTTTCCCGGCAAACCTCTCCGACCGCGATGAGGTCAAGGCGCTCGGCCAGAAGGCCGAAGCCGAACTCGAGGGTGTCGATATCCTCGTCAACAATGCCGGCATCACCCGCGACGGCCTGTTCGTGCGCATGAGCGACGAGGATTGGGACGCGGTTCTCGAAGTGAACCTGACGTCGACCTTCCGCCTGACGCGCGAATTGACGCATCCGATGATGCGCCGCCGCTATGGCCGCATCATCAACATCACCTCCGTCGTCGGCGTCACCGGCAATCCGGGCCAGGCCAATTACTGCGCCTCCAAGGCCGGCATGATCGGCTTCACCAAGTCGCTCGCGCAGGAAATCGCCACCCGCAACGTGACGGTCAACTGCGTGGCGCCCGGCTTCATCGAAAGCGCCATGACCGGCAAGCTGAACGACAAGCAGAAGGAAGCGATCATGGGGGCGATCCCGATGAAGCGCATGGGCACCGGCGGCGAGGTTGCTTCGGCGGTCGCTTATCTCGCATCCTCCGAGGCTGCCTATATGACGGGCCAGACGCTGCACGTAAACGGCGGCATGGCGATGATCTGA
- the rpsR gene encoding 30S ribosomal protein S18 — MSETSSAPVRRPFHRRRKTCPFSGANAPRIDYKDVRLLQRYISERGKIVPSRITAVSQKKQRELAQAIKRARFLGLLPYVVA, encoded by the coding sequence ATGTCTGAAACTTCCTCCGCTCCGGTCCGCCGCCCGTTCCATCGCCGCCGCAAGACCTGCCCGTTCTCCGGCGCCAACGCGCCGCGGATCGATTACAAGGACGTACGCCTGCTGCAGCGCTACATTTCCGAGCGCGGCAAGATCGTTCCGTCCCGCATCACGGCCGTTTCCCAGAAGAAGCAGCGCGAACTCGCCCAGGCGATCAAGCGCGCCCGTTTCCTCGGCCTGCTGCCCTACGTCGTCGCCTGA
- a CDS encoding AzlC family ABC transporter permease, whose amino-acid sequence MLQHSRPSGEFLIGEFLAGMRVIFPLVVAVLPIGLVFGAVAATKGISPLETTLMSALVFAGGSQFVAMDIWTHPASWIGIGFAALLVNIRHVLMSASIGSKMQSFPGIKRYIAMLFLADELWAMAEFRAGSTRLTPAWYAGIVAPFYLTWVGASLTGALLGAFLGNPAVIGLDFTFPAVFVVLVTGFWKGPETGAVLAASGAASVAVHHFVPGVWYIAAGALAGLAMALWQGRAREQAA is encoded by the coding sequence ATGTTGCAGCACAGCCGGCCATCCGGTGAATTTCTTATCGGCGAATTTCTTGCCGGAATGCGCGTCATCTTTCCGCTTGTCGTCGCTGTCTTGCCGATCGGCCTCGTCTTCGGCGCGGTCGCGGCCACCAAGGGCATTTCGCCGCTGGAAACGACGCTGATGAGCGCACTTGTCTTTGCGGGCGGCTCGCAATTCGTGGCGATGGACATCTGGACGCATCCGGCAAGCTGGATCGGTATTGGCTTCGCCGCCCTGCTGGTCAATATCCGCCACGTGCTGATGAGCGCATCAATCGGTTCGAAAATGCAGTCCTTCCCTGGCATCAAACGCTATATCGCCATGCTCTTCCTCGCCGACGAGCTCTGGGCCATGGCGGAATTCCGCGCCGGGAGCACCCGGCTGACACCCGCCTGGTATGCCGGCATCGTCGCGCCCTTCTACCTCACCTGGGTCGGCGCGTCGCTGACGGGCGCTCTGCTCGGCGCCTTTCTCGGCAATCCTGCCGTCATCGGCCTTGATTTCACCTTTCCGGCGGTTTTCGTCGTGCTCGTCACGGGCTTCTGGAAGGGCCCGGAAACCGGCGCCGTCCTCGCGGCAAGCGGTGCTGCCTCCGTTGCGGTTCATCACTTCGTGCCCGGGGTCTGGTATATAGCCGCCGGTGCGCTGGCTGGGCTGGCAATGGCCCTCTGGCAGGGCAGGGCGCGGGAGCAAGCGGCATGA
- a CDS encoding replicative DNA helicase translates to MNDAARKIAAVAPSEQHYREAPNNIEAEQALLGAILMNNDAYYRVSDFLKPIHLYEPLHRKIFEVAGDIIRMGKIANPVTIKTFLKADEKVGDMTVSQYLASLVSNAVTVINAEDYGRAIYDLALRRALITIGEDVVNIAYDAPLDMPPQSQIEDTERRLFELAENGRYDGGFQAFNDAVALAIDMAAVAKERDGGLSGISTGIHSLDSKMGGLQRSDLIVLAGRPGMGKTSLATNIAYNIAAAYEGEVQPDGSMKAKNGGVVGFYSLEMSSEQLATRIISEQTEVSSSKIRRGDINDADFEKLVACSMMMQKVPLYIDQTGGISIAQLSARARRLKRQRGLDVLVVDYIQLMTGSGKSSDNRVQEITQITTGLKALGKELNVPIIALSQLSRQVESRDDKRPQLSDLRESGSIEQDADVVLFVFREEYYVKNSEPRDIQDPKYPEWEALFDKVKGTADVIIAKQRHGPTGTVKLAFQSEFTRFADLADPSFTHYEEH, encoded by the coding sequence ATGAACGACGCCGCTCGAAAGATTGCAGCCGTTGCTCCGTCGGAGCAGCATTATCGCGAAGCACCCAACAATATCGAAGCCGAGCAGGCGCTTCTGGGTGCGATCCTGATGAACAACGACGCCTATTACCGTGTGTCCGACTTCCTCAAGCCGATCCATCTCTATGAGCCGCTGCACCGGAAGATTTTCGAGGTTGCCGGCGATATCATCCGCATGGGCAAGATCGCCAATCCGGTGACGATCAAGACCTTCCTGAAGGCCGACGAGAAGGTCGGCGACATGACGGTTTCGCAATATCTGGCAAGCCTCGTCAGCAATGCCGTCACGGTCATCAATGCCGAGGATTACGGCCGGGCGATCTATGACCTTGCGCTGCGCCGGGCGCTGATCACCATCGGCGAAGACGTCGTCAACATCGCCTATGATGCGCCGCTCGACATGCCGCCGCAGTCACAGATCGAGGATACCGAGCGCCGCCTTTTCGAACTGGCGGAAAACGGCCGCTACGACGGCGGCTTCCAGGCCTTCAACGATGCGGTGGCGCTGGCGATCGACATGGCGGCCGTCGCCAAGGAGCGTGACGGCGGGCTTTCCGGCATTTCCACCGGCATCCATTCGCTGGATTCCAAGATGGGCGGCCTGCAGCGTTCGGACTTGATCGTGCTGGCCGGACGCCCCGGCATGGGCAAGACCTCGCTTGCCACAAACATCGCCTACAATATCGCCGCCGCCTACGAAGGCGAGGTGCAGCCGGACGGCAGCATGAAAGCCAAAAACGGCGGCGTCGTCGGCTTCTATTCGCTCGAAATGTCGTCGGAACAGCTCGCCACGCGTATCATCTCCGAGCAGACGGAAGTCTCCTCCTCGAAGATCCGCCGCGGCGACATCAACGATGCCGATTTCGAGAAGCTGGTCGCCTGCTCGATGATGATGCAGAAGGTGCCGCTCTATATCGACCAGACCGGCGGTATCTCGATCGCTCAGCTTTCGGCGCGCGCACGCCGTCTCAAGCGTCAGCGCGGCCTCGACGTGCTTGTGGTCGACTACATCCAGCTGATGACCGGCTCGGGCAAGTCAAGCGACAACCGCGTGCAGGAAATTACCCAGATCACCACGGGCCTCAAGGCGCTCGGCAAGGAGCTCAACGTTCCGATCATCGCGCTCTCGCAGCTTTCGCGCCAGGTCGAAAGCCGCGACGACAAGCGGCCGCAGCTTTCCGACCTCCGCGAATCCGGCTCGATCGAGCAGGACGCCGACGTCGTGCTCTTCGTGTTCCGTGAGGAATACTACGTCAAAAATTCGGAGCCGCGCGACATCCAGGATCCGAAATATCCGGAATGGGAAGCGCTGTTCGACAAGGTGAAGGGCACGGCCGACGTCATCATCGCCAAGCAGCGCCATGGGCCGACAGGCACGGTAAAGCTCGCCTTCCAGTCGGAATTCACCCGCTTCGCCGATCTCGCCGATCCCTCCTTCACCCATTACGAGGAACATTGA
- the rpsF gene encoding 30S ribosomal protein S6, protein MALYEHVFLARQDISAQQVDALVEQYKGVIEANGGKVGRIENWGLKSLTYRIKKNRKAHYALMDIDAPAAAVQEMERQMRISEDVLRYMTIAVEKHEEGPSAMMQKRDRDDRPREGGRGPREGGFGDRDRGPRPPREGGFGDREDRPRRPREDRA, encoded by the coding sequence ATGGCTCTTTATGAACATGTATTCCTTGCCCGGCAGGATATTTCCGCTCAGCAGGTCGATGCCCTCGTAGAACAGTACAAGGGCGTGATCGAAGCTAACGGCGGTAAAGTCGGGCGTATCGAGAACTGGGGCCTCAAGTCCCTCACCTACCGCATCAAGAAGAACCGCAAGGCGCACTACGCCCTGATGGATATCGACGCACCGGCTGCTGCCGTCCAGGAAATGGAACGTCAGATGCGCATCAGCGAAGACGTTCTTCGCTACATGACGATCGCCGTCGAGAAGCATGAAGAAGGTCCGTCTGCCATGATGCAGAAGCGCGACCGCGACGACCGTCCGCGTGAAGGCGGCCGTGGCCCGCGTGAAGGCGGCTTCGGCGATCGTGACCGTGGCCCGCGTCCGCCGCGTGAAGGTGGCTTCGGCGACCGTGAAGACCGTCCGCGCCGTCCGCGCGAAGACCGTGCATAA
- a CDS encoding DUF2232 domain-containing protein has product MKRPNLRTLLIGGLAGLTAFLLMLGASMQPSFFSALLYTASALPILIVGLGWGNAAAIAAVVMAAALGAIVMSPSFALIMTLVTLLPAGWLSHLANLARPASELGGPDHLLAWYPLSDILLHLCGLVTFAVIVIGVIIGYGPAITDQIVDLLIASVKEQQPDFMPDPAATAQTKSLIVLMLPAVQGGMWVSMLFAAYYFAVRIVAASGLGLRPREDIPSSLRMNRNSIFIFLAGLAACFFGGVPALIGATVVGTFGAGFMLSGFASLHFRTRGKDWRLPALILSYLASMLMLLPAFLILVLGLSDTRKAIALTPTKDADAPKQSDTKI; this is encoded by the coding sequence TTGAAACGACCGAACCTTAGAACGCTGCTGATCGGCGGACTCGCCGGCTTGACTGCCTTCCTGCTGATGCTGGGAGCGAGCATGCAGCCGTCGTTTTTCAGCGCGCTTCTCTATACGGCCTCGGCACTGCCGATCCTGATCGTCGGGCTCGGCTGGGGCAATGCCGCCGCGATCGCGGCTGTCGTCATGGCTGCAGCACTCGGCGCGATCGTCATGTCGCCGTCCTTTGCGCTGATCATGACGCTGGTGACGCTGCTGCCGGCCGGCTGGCTCAGCCATCTCGCCAATCTCGCGCGTCCCGCTTCCGAACTCGGCGGCCCCGACCATCTGCTTGCCTGGTACCCGCTGTCCGATATCCTGCTGCATCTCTGTGGCCTGGTGACGTTCGCCGTCATCGTCATCGGCGTGATCATCGGCTACGGGCCTGCGATCACCGATCAGATCGTCGATCTGCTGATCGCATCGGTCAAGGAACAGCAACCGGACTTCATGCCCGACCCGGCAGCGACCGCGCAGACCAAATCGCTGATCGTGCTGATGCTGCCGGCCGTGCAGGGCGGCATGTGGGTCTCCATGCTGTTTGCCGCCTATTATTTTGCGGTGCGCATCGTCGCCGCCTCCGGCCTCGGCCTTCGCCCGCGCGAGGACATTCCCTCGTCGCTGCGCATGAACCGCAACTCGATCTTCATCTTCCTCGCCGGGCTTGCCGCCTGCTTCTTCGGCGGCGTTCCGGCGCTGATCGGCGCGACCGTGGTCGGCACTTTCGGCGCCGGCTTCATGCTCTCCGGCTTCGCCTCGCTGCACTTCCGCACGCGCGGCAAGGACTGGCGTTTGCCGGCCCTCATCCTCAGCTACCTGGCATCGATGCTGATGCTGCTGCCCGCTTTCCTCATCCTCGTCCTCGGTCTCAGCGATACGCGCAAAGCGATCGCGCTGACCCCGACGAAAGATGCCGATGCCCCCAAACAATCCGATACGAAAATCTGA
- a CDS encoding type II toxin-antitoxin system RelE/ParE family toxin, with amino-acid sequence MRRPIIKPRRLTFSRKAIDDLTSMFRYIASDDPIAAKRLLDQISQKIEQIAQSGFTGVNRSWLSPDLRAIVYKNRCIYFVVRDDELHVVRVLHGREDASPEDFIESSH; translated from the coding sequence CTGCGGAGACCGATAATTAAACCCCGGCGCCTCACCTTCTCCCGCAAGGCCATTGACGATCTGACATCGATGTTCCGCTATATAGCAAGCGACGATCCCATCGCCGCCAAGCGCCTCCTCGACCAGATCAGCCAAAAGATCGAGCAGATTGCGCAGTCTGGTTTTACAGGCGTCAATCGCAGTTGGCTGAGCCCTGATCTCAGAGCAATTGTTTACAAGAATCGTTGCATCTATTTCGTCGTCCGAGACGACGAGCTTCATGTGGTGCGCGTCCTGCATGGACGGGAAGACGC
- the fabD gene encoding ACP S-malonyltransferase, producing MTIAFTFPGQGSQAVGMGKDLAENFAEARAVFDEVDEALGEKLSDVMFNGPEDTLTLTANAQPALMAVSIAVVRVLEAKGLDLKSRVAYVAGHSLGEYSALCAAGTFSLADTARLLRIRGNAMQAAVPVGVGAMAAIIGLEHADVVAVCAEAAATGACQIANDNGGGQIVISGEKAAVEKAAGLATDKGAKRAILLPVSAPFHSKLMAPAAEAMRAALATVAKSNPVVPLIANVRAAPVTDADEIAGLLVEQVTGQVRWRETVEWFAGNGVTTLYELGSGKVLTGLARRIDKTINGISVNGPADIDATVAALMA from the coding sequence ATGACCATCGCTTTCACTTTTCCCGGTCAGGGCAGTCAGGCCGTCGGCATGGGCAAGGACTTGGCCGAGAATTTCGCCGAGGCCCGTGCCGTTTTCGACGAGGTCGATGAGGCGCTCGGTGAAAAGCTTTCGGACGTCATGTTCAACGGTCCCGAGGATACGTTGACTCTGACGGCGAATGCCCAGCCGGCGCTGATGGCCGTCTCGATCGCCGTCGTCCGTGTTCTCGAAGCCAAGGGCCTGGATCTGAAGTCCAGGGTCGCCTACGTCGCCGGTCACTCGCTCGGCGAATATTCCGCACTATGCGCCGCCGGCACATTTTCGCTCGCCGATACGGCGCGGCTGCTGCGTATTCGCGGCAATGCCATGCAGGCGGCTGTGCCCGTCGGCGTCGGCGCCATGGCCGCGATCATCGGCCTCGAACATGCCGATGTCGTTGCCGTCTGCGCGGAAGCGGCCGCTACCGGCGCCTGCCAGATCGCCAACGACAATGGCGGCGGCCAGATCGTCATCTCGGGCGAGAAGGCAGCCGTCGAAAAGGCCGCCGGTCTTGCGACCGACAAGGGCGCCAAGCGCGCCATCCTGCTGCCGGTCTCTGCTCCCTTCCATTCGAAGCTGATGGCGCCTGCGGCGGAAGCCATGCGCGCGGCGCTGGCAACGGTTGCCAAATCCAATCCCGTCGTGCCCCTGATCGCCAATGTCCGCGCGGCCCCGGTGACTGATGCCGACGAGATCGCCGGCCTCCTGGTCGAGCAGGTGACCGGTCAGGTCCGCTGGCGCGAGACGGTGGAATGGTTCGCCGGCAATGGCGTGACGACGCTTTATGAACTCGGTTCCGGCAAGGTGCTGACCGGCCTTGCCCGGCGCATCGACAAGACGATCAACGGCATCTCCGTCAACGGTCCGGCGGATATCGATGCGACTGTTGCCGCCCTCATGGCCTGA
- a CDS encoding type II toxin-antitoxin system ParD family antitoxin encodes MTTIRLNAAEEAFVEQQIKAGYYDNADDVVQAGLELLRERETKIAKLRALIKEGQDDIDMGRVVSFDSAEELTAFILREAAETDN; translated from the coding sequence ATGACGACAATTCGTCTCAACGCCGCCGAAGAAGCCTTTGTCGAACAACAGATCAAGGCTGGATATTATGACAATGCCGATGACGTCGTTCAGGCCGGTCTTGAGCTTCTGCGCGAACGCGAAACGAAGATTGCGAAACTTCGGGCGCTCATCAAAGAGGGCCAGGACGATATCGATATGGGTCGGGTGGTCTCTTTCGACAGTGCCGAGGAGCTGACGGCGTTTATTCTGCGAGAAGCTGCGGAGACCGATAATTAA
- a CDS encoding AraC family transcriptional regulator, which yields MPLANVETARFWRDGRFRDMECLSATFLTHEYAPHAHDTFSIGAIESGTQIATLSGRKEETGPGDFYLIDPGVVHDGTPGGEGYRYRMIYPDTKLFVDILEDVTGKAFHATPSFSSALPRDPQLANAFHAAHRTLERGAGALEADESMFSVLAAIFARHGSTIVVPVDTQERSAVARAREYLIENFDSDVGLEELAGVAGLSRAHLIRAFRKEYHITPHAFLTDRRVQVARRLLRQGRMPADIALECGFADQAHFTRHFKARTGVTPGQFRTG from the coding sequence ATGCCGCTTGCCAACGTGGAAACGGCCCGCTTCTGGCGGGATGGCCGCTTCCGCGATATGGAGTGTCTGAGCGCCACTTTCCTGACGCACGAATACGCGCCGCACGCGCACGATACGTTCAGCATCGGCGCGATCGAAAGCGGCACCCAGATCGCTACTCTCAGCGGCAGGAAAGAGGAAACCGGCCCGGGTGATTTTTATCTCATCGATCCCGGCGTCGTTCATGATGGCACGCCCGGCGGCGAAGGCTATCGCTATCGCATGATCTATCCGGATACGAAGCTGTTCGTCGATATTCTGGAGGATGTCACGGGCAAGGCCTTCCACGCGACGCCGTCTTTCTCCAGTGCGCTGCCGCGCGATCCGCAACTTGCCAATGCGTTTCATGCCGCCCACCGCACGCTCGAAAGGGGAGCAGGCGCGCTGGAGGCCGATGAAAGCATGTTCTCGGTGCTGGCGGCCATCTTTGCGCGCCACGGCAGCACGATCGTCGTGCCTGTCGATACGCAGGAACGAAGCGCGGTCGCCCGCGCCCGCGAATATCTCATCGAGAATTTCGACAGCGATGTCGGCCTCGAGGAACTGGCCGGCGTGGCGGGATTGAGCCGCGCTCACCTCATCCGCGCCTTCCGCAAAGAATATCACATCACCCCGCACGCTTTTCTGACGGATCGGCGCGTGCAGGTGGCCCGCCGCCTGCTGCGGCAGGGGCGCATGCCGGCCGACATCGCGCTTGAATGCGGTTTTGCCGATCAGGCGCATTTCACCCGGCACTTCAAGGCGCGGACGGGCGTAACCCCCGGCCAATTCCGCACCGGCTGA
- a CDS encoding aldo/keto reductase codes for MKYNSLGRTDISVSEICLGTMTWGSQNSETDAHAQMDYAVEKGVNFFDTAELYPTTPLSPETQGWTEDYIGSWFGKSGKRGDIVLATKVAGRGRDYIRGGEGADAKNIRLALEASLTRLKTDYIDLYQVHWPNRGHFHFRQNWSYNPFNQDRDKAAANMLDILETLGALVKEGKVRAIGLSNETTWGIQKYLTLAEQKGLPRVASVQNEYNLLYRHFDLDLAELSHHEDVGLLAYSPLAGGILTGKYVDGGRPKGSRGSINHDIGGRLQPLQEPATKAYLAIARKYGLDPAAMALAFCLSRPFMASAIIGATSLEQLKIDIGAADLTLSGEMLAEIAKVHRQYPLTL; via the coding sequence ATGAAGTACAATTCACTCGGCCGTACCGACATTTCCGTTTCAGAAATCTGCCTTGGCACCATGACCTGGGGCTCGCAGAACAGCGAAACCGACGCGCATGCGCAGATGGATTACGCCGTCGAAAAGGGCGTCAACTTCTTCGATACCGCCGAACTCTACCCGACCACCCCGCTTTCGCCCGAAACGCAGGGCTGGACCGAAGACTATATCGGCAGCTGGTTCGGCAAATCCGGCAAGCGTGGAGATATCGTGCTCGCCACCAAGGTCGCCGGCCGCGGTCGCGACTATATACGCGGCGGCGAAGGCGCCGACGCAAAGAATATCCGCCTGGCGCTCGAAGCCAGCCTCACGCGGCTGAAGACCGATTATATCGATCTCTACCAGGTCCACTGGCCGAACCGCGGCCATTTCCATTTCCGCCAGAACTGGAGCTACAATCCGTTCAATCAGGATCGCGACAAGGCCGCCGCCAACATGCTCGACATCCTGGAGACCCTCGGCGCGCTGGTGAAGGAAGGCAAGGTCCGGGCGATCGGCCTTTCCAACGAAACCACCTGGGGTATCCAGAAATATCTGACGCTTGCCGAGCAGAAGGGCCTGCCGCGCGTAGCCAGCGTCCAGAACGAATATAATCTGCTTTACCGCCATTTCGACCTCGACCTCGCCGAACTCTCGCATCACGAGGATGTCGGGCTGCTCGCCTATTCGCCGCTCGCCGGCGGTATCCTCACGGGAAAATATGTCGATGGCGGCAGGCCGAAGGGGTCGCGCGGTTCGATCAACCACGATATCGGCGGCCGCCTGCAGCCATTGCAGGAGCCGGCAACCAAGGCCTATCTGGCGATCGCCCGCAAATACGGCCTCGACCCGGCAGCAATGGCGCTCGCCTTCTGCCTCTCCAGGCCCTTCATGGCCTCGGCCATCATCGGCGCCACCTCGCTGGAGCAGCTGAAAATCGATATCGGCGCGGCCGACCTGACGCTTTCGGGCGAGATGCTGGCGGAGATCGCCAAGGTGCACCGGCAGTATCCGCTGACACTGTAA
- the alr gene encoding alanine racemase: MTDFPIPFEDDDLFASAGLRLTVDLAALTENWRDMARRSGAARAAAVVKADAYGMGIEDAGEALYMAGARDFFVATVDEGVTLRLYAPDARIFVLSGIWPGTERRFFDNDLVPVISSDEQLAFWMAVLADYGDYPCALHVDTGFNRLGLHMDDAIALADDVSRPASFAPVLVMSHLACGDEPSHAMNRRQLESFRRVSAAYEGIDSSLAASAGIFLGEDYHFDLTRPGIALYGGEAVCGMANPMRPVATAQARIIQVRNVEAGETVSYGRALQLRRDSRLAIVSVGYADGYMRSQSSGGVPLRQVVPQGGEGFIAGHKVPVAGRITMDLTIFDVTDLPENALRAGDYVELFGKNVALDDVARAAGTIGYEILTSMGLRHERRYVADEE; encoded by the coding sequence ATGACAGATTTTCCTATTCCCTTCGAAGACGACGATCTTTTTGCATCCGCAGGCCTGCGGCTGACCGTCGACCTGGCGGCCCTGACGGAAAACTGGCGCGACATGGCGCGCCGCTCCGGTGCGGCGCGTGCTGCCGCCGTCGTCAAGGCGGATGCCTATGGCATGGGCATCGAGGATGCCGGCGAAGCGCTCTATATGGCAGGCGCCCGCGACTTCTTCGTTGCGACCGTCGACGAGGGCGTGACACTTCGCCTCTATGCGCCGGACGCCCGCATCTTCGTGCTGTCAGGCATATGGCCGGGCACCGAGCGGCGCTTCTTCGACAATGATCTGGTGCCGGTGATTTCCTCCGACGAGCAGCTCGCCTTCTGGATGGCCGTGCTTGCCGATTACGGCGACTACCCCTGCGCGCTGCATGTCGATACCGGCTTCAATCGGCTGGGACTGCACATGGACGATGCGATCGCGCTCGCCGACGACGTCTCGCGGCCGGCGAGTTTCGCGCCGGTGCTCGTCATGAGCCATCTTGCCTGCGGCGACGAGCCCAGCCATGCGATGAACAGGCGGCAACTCGAATCATTCCGCAGGGTTAGCGCCGCCTATGAAGGCATCGATTCAAGTCTTGCCGCTTCGGCCGGCATCTTCCTCGGAGAGGACTATCACTTCGACCTGACGCGCCCGGGCATTGCGCTTTATGGCGGCGAAGCGGTCTGCGGCATGGCAAACCCGATGCGGCCGGTTGCAACCGCACAAGCCCGTATCATCCAGGTGCGCAACGTCGAGGCCGGCGAGACCGTCAGTTATGGACGGGCGCTGCAGCTTCGCCGCGACAGCCGGCTGGCGATCGTTTCGGTCGGTTATGCCGACGGCTACATGCGCAGCCAGTCGAGCGGCGGCGTGCCGCTGCGCCAGGTGGTACCGCAAGGCGGGGAAGGTTTCATCGCCGGACACAAGGTGCCGGTCGCCGGCCGGATCACCATGGACCTGACGATCTTCGACGTCACCGATCTGCCCGAGAACGCCCTGCGCGCCGGCGACTATGTCGAGCTGTTCGGAAAGAACGTGGCGCTTGACGACGTGGCGCGGGCGGCGGGCACGATCGGATACGAGATCCTGACCAGCATGGGGCTGCGCCACGAACGGCGCTATGTCGCCGACGAGGAGTAG
- a CDS encoding acyl carrier protein, which translates to MSDIAERVKKIVIDHLGVDADKVVESASFIDDLGADSLDTVELVMAFEEEFGVEIPDDAADSILTVGDAVKFIEKAQA; encoded by the coding sequence ATGAGCGATATCGCAGAACGCGTAAAGAAAATTGTTATTGATCATCTTGGCGTCGATGCCGACAAGGTTGTCGAGAGCGCCAGCTTTATCGACGATCTGGGCGCTGACTCGCTCGACACGGTCGAACTGGTCATGGCTTTCGAAGAAGAATTCGGCGTTGAAATTCCTGACGACGCTGCCGACTCGATCCTGACGGTCGGCGATGCCGTAAAGTTTATCGAGAAGGCCCAGGCCTGA
- a CDS encoding AzlD domain-containing protein has translation MTLDLNTLIAILAMAAATVFTRVSGLVLIRYIEMDERRRMAIEAIPPAVLMAVIAPTAFAVGWAETLACAVTAIAARRLPMLASVVVGVTTVALLRAVGL, from the coding sequence ATGACGCTTGACCTCAACACCCTTATCGCCATCCTCGCGATGGCTGCCGCAACGGTCTTCACCCGCGTTAGCGGCCTCGTGTTGATCCGTTACATAGAGATGGACGAGCGGCGGAGAATGGCGATCGAAGCCATTCCGCCGGCCGTGCTGATGGCCGTCATCGCCCCGACCGCCTTTGCGGTAGGTTGGGCGGAGACGCTGGCCTGCGCGGTAACCGCCATCGCTGCACGCCGTTTGCCGATGCTTGCAAGCGTCGTGGTTGGCGTGACTACGGTCGCTCTGTTGCGGGCCGTTGGGCTCTAA
- the rplI gene encoding 50S ribosomal protein L9: MDVILLERISKLGQMGETVKVRDGFARNYLLPLGKALRANAANKARFESERATLEARNLERKSEAQKVADVLDGKSFIVVRSAGETGQLYGSVAARDVVEILAAEGFNIGRNQVHLNTPIKAIGLHKVELQLHAEVEIHVELNVARSAEEAERQAKGEELTSVDAIYGVDEDALRPEDFFDPEADGIDEDEA, from the coding sequence ATGGACGTCATTCTTCTCGAACGCATCTCCAAGCTCGGCCAGATGGGCGAAACCGTAAAGGTTCGCGACGGCTTTGCCCGTAACTACCTGCTGCCGCTCGGCAAGGCGCTGCGCGCCAACGCCGCCAACAAGGCCCGCTTCGAATCCGAGCGCGCAACGCTCGAAGCCCGCAACCTCGAGCGCAAGTCGGAAGCCCAGAAGGTCGCCGACGTTCTCGACGGCAAGTCCTTCATCGTCGTTCGCTCCGCCGGCGAAACCGGCCAGCTCTACGGTTCGGTCGCCGCCCGTGACGTCGTCGAGATTCTCGCCGCCGAAGGCTTCAACATCGGCCGTAACCAGGTTCACCTGAACACGCCGATCAAGGCGATCGGCCTGCACAAGGTCGAGCTGCAGCTGCATGCCGAAGTCGAAATCCACGTCGAGCTCAACGTTGCCCGCTCCGCCGAAGAGGCAGAGCGCCAGGCAAAGGGCGAAGAGCTGACCTCGGTCGACGCGATCTACGGTGTCGACGAAGACGCACTGCGTCCCGAGGATTTCTTCGATCCGGAAGCCGACGGCATCGACGAAGACGAAGCATAA